In Wolbachia endosymbiont of Aedes albopictus, one DNA window encodes the following:
- the ndk gene encoding nucleoside-diphosphate kinase: MAIERTLSILKPDAVKNNITGKINSYIESSGLKIIAQKMMLLTKKQAELFYEIHKDRSFFGELVEFMTSGPVIVQVLVGENAVSKYRQIMGATDPKQAEKGTIRGDFADDISENRVHGSDSLENARKEIAFFFAEHELV; this comes from the coding sequence ATGGCAATTGAGAGAACACTTTCGATATTAAAACCTGATGCAGTAAAAAATAATATTACAGGCAAGATAAATTCATACATTGAAAGCTCTGGGCTCAAAATCATAGCACAAAAAATGATGTTACTGACAAAAAAACAAGCAGAGCTGTTTTATGAAATTCATAAAGATAGGTCTTTTTTTGGGGAATTGGTAGAGTTTATGACTTCTGGTCCTGTGATAGTTCAAGTTTTAGTTGGTGAAAATGCAGTAAGTAAATACAGACAAATCATGGGAGCTACCGATCCAAAGCAGGCAGAGAAAGGTACAATCAGGGGTGATTTTGCTGATGACATTAGTGAAAATAGAGTTCACGGCTCGGATAGTCTAGAAAATGCTCGTAAGGAGATAGCTTTCTTTTTTGCTGAACATGAGTTGGTGTAG
- the hemH gene encoding ferrochelatase — protein MKKAVILFNLGGPDSLNTVRPFLFNLFYDRRIISLPNPFRFLLAKFISAKRENTARKIYEEIGGKSPILDNTKAQADALELKLNEDRNHVHKVFICMRYWHPFADEVVKSVKQFDPDEVILLPLYPQYSTTTTLSSIENWQKNAKKHDLKCNTKIIYHYYDNEDFIEAHANLIAKYYKLASRIGKPRVLFSAHSLPLSVIKKGDPYASQVERSVELIVEKLAINNLDWSICYQSKIGPVKWLEPSTESELSRTKADGVPVVLSPISFVSEHSETLVELDIEYKAIIKNGYYFRVPTLSTDPLFIKCLADL, from the coding sequence GTGAAAAAGGCTGTCATTTTATTTAACCTTGGTGGCCCTGATTCACTGAATACGGTCCGTCCTTTTTTATTCAACCTTTTTTATGACAGAAGAATAATAAGTCTACCAAACCCTTTTCGGTTTCTTTTAGCAAAGTTTATATCTGCGAAACGAGAAAATACTGCGCGAAAAATATACGAGGAAATTGGAGGTAAATCGCCGATTTTGGATAATACGAAAGCGCAAGCTGATGCTTTAGAACTAAAATTAAATGAAGATAGAAACCATGTACACAAGGTATTCATTTGCATGCGCTATTGGCATCCATTTGCTGACGAAGTTGTTAAAAGTGTAAAACAGTTTGATCCTGATGAAGTAATTTTGCTGCCACTATACCCTCAATATTCAACTACCACAACTTTGTCATCCATCGAAAATTGGCAAAAAAATGCTAAAAAGCATGACCTAAAATGCAATACAAAAATAATTTATCATTATTATGACAATGAAGACTTTATTGAGGCTCATGCTAACTTGATAGCCAAGTACTACAAATTAGCCAGCAGGATTGGTAAGCCAAGAGTTCTATTTTCAGCTCATAGCTTGCCCCTTAGCGTTATTAAAAAAGGTGACCCTTACGCTTCACAGGTAGAAAGAAGCGTAGAGTTAATAGTAGAAAAGTTAGCTATCAATAACTTAGATTGGTCAATATGTTATCAGAGTAAGATTGGTCCTGTAAAATGGCTAGAGCCAAGCACTGAAAGTGAGCTATCACGTACAAAAGCTGATGGTGTACCTGTAGTTTTATCACCTATATCTTTTGTTTCTGAGCACTCAGAAACTCTAGTTGAACTTGATATAGAATATAAAGCAATTATCAAGAATGGATATTATTTTCGCGTACCAACTCTCAGTACCGATCCCTTGTTTATTAAATGCTTAGCTGATTTATAG
- the gshA gene encoding glutamate--cysteine ligase, with translation MQNIIHPDLEKSINNWFEAKFNGLTLPFYSSIDLRNSSYKIAPVDANLFPAGFNNLSETSRATAAKLIKSYFETKQHKKTLIIPENYTRNKMYIENVFVIEKVLQLAGFETRIGLFHNEAYNLIEPYETIVKENSRLKTTSGFVPDVIILNRDMTSHIPDTLKDVKQDIVPSPLYGWHSRQKFKYFEIYQELVSEFCGEFKMDPWLISVLTESCNGVDFNDDSSLGAVATKVDQILSLVQKKYEEYEIKTQPYVFIKASNGTYGMGIITATSGEEILNLNKKKRHKMKKIKEGIAINSVIIQEGVPTIDIFKSSSAEPLIYYIGDTPTCYLYRCNSRKDVYSSLNATDCEFHDVSQVVEGKILSLWSIVGKLAVLALAVEIKSFHL, from the coding sequence ATGCAAAACATAATTCACCCAGATTTGGAAAAAAGTATAAATAATTGGTTTGAGGCAAAATTTAACGGCCTTACATTGCCATTTTATAGCTCTATAGATCTTAGAAACTCCAGCTACAAAATTGCCCCAGTGGACGCTAATTTATTTCCTGCAGGATTCAACAATCTAAGTGAAACATCAAGAGCAACAGCAGCAAAACTAATAAAAAGTTATTTTGAAACAAAACAACATAAAAAGACTCTTATAATACCGGAGAATTACACACGAAATAAAATGTATATAGAAAACGTATTTGTTATAGAGAAAGTACTGCAGCTCGCAGGTTTTGAAACTAGAATTGGCCTCTTTCACAACGAAGCATATAATTTAATAGAACCATATGAAACTATCGTGAAAGAAAACTCTCGGCTAAAGACAACTTCAGGATTTGTGCCTGATGTTATTATACTGAATCGTGATATGACGAGCCACATTCCAGACACGCTAAAAGACGTAAAGCAAGATATAGTACCAAGCCCACTATACGGTTGGCATAGCAGACAGAAATTTAAGTATTTTGAAATTTATCAAGAATTAGTGTCCGAATTTTGTGGCGAATTTAAAATGGACCCATGGCTTATTTCTGTGCTTACAGAAAGCTGTAATGGAGTTGACTTTAATGATGATTCATCACTAGGAGCAGTAGCGACTAAAGTTGACCAAATATTATCTCTAGTGCAAAAAAAATATGAGGAATATGAAATAAAAACACAACCTTACGTTTTTATCAAAGCAAGCAATGGCACATATGGGATGGGCATTATAACAGCAACAAGTGGAGAGGAAATATTAAATCTCAATAAAAAAAAGCGTCATAAAATGAAAAAGATAAAAGAAGGAATAGCAATCAATAGCGTTATTATACAAGAAGGTGTACCAACCATTGACATATTTAAAAGCAGTTCTGCAGAACCGCTAATATACTATATAGGAGATACTCCAACATGTTACTTATACCGATGTAATAGCAGGAAAGATGTATATTCTAGCTTGAATGCCACTGACTGTGAGTTTCATGATGTTAGCCAGGTTGTGGAAGGTAAAATTCTGTCACTTTGGAGTATTGTTGGCAAATTAGCAGTACTAGCGTTGGCAGTAGAAATAAAATCTTTTCACCTCTAA
- the hslV gene encoding ATP-dependent protease subunit HslV produces MIQHDNNKMYGTTILSIRKDKSVVVIGDGQVSLGHTVIKSGAKKVRRLSGDSVIAGFAGATADAFTLFERLESKLDKHPGQLMRACVELAKDWRMDKYLRKLEAMMIVADKSISLVITGTGDVLEPEDGIAAIGSGGNFALSAARALIDIKGISIEEIAKKAMKIAGDICVYTNHNVVIEKIEE; encoded by the coding sequence ATGATTCAACACGATAACAATAAAATGTATGGAACTACTATACTGTCAATTAGAAAAGATAAAAGCGTAGTAGTAATAGGTGATGGACAGGTTTCACTGGGCCACACTGTTATAAAATCCGGAGCAAAAAAAGTTAGGCGTCTTTCTGGTGATTCTGTAATTGCCGGTTTTGCTGGAGCAACAGCCGATGCATTTACTCTCTTTGAAAGACTAGAATCTAAACTTGACAAGCACCCAGGGCAATTAATGAGAGCATGTGTTGAACTTGCAAAAGACTGGAGAATGGATAAATATCTGAGGAAATTAGAAGCTATGATGATTGTTGCAGATAAATCTATTTCATTAGTAATTACGGGAACAGGTGATGTTCTTGAACCTGAAGATGGAATCGCAGCTATTGGCTCTGGGGGAAATTTTGCTCTATCTGCAGCAAGAGCTTTAATTGACATTAAAGGAATATCAATAGAAGAGATTGCAAAAAAGGCTATGAAGATAGCTGGCGATATATGTGTTTATACAAATCATAATGTAGTTATTGAAAAGATAGAGGAGTGA
- the hslU gene encoding ATP-dependent protease ATPase subunit HslU gives MSSKQKTLCTNFSNHPITLSEGQSCSSDTYDEKNDLYKDTKSGFDSNDSDIQVNDSTQVLLDDLPPQKIVKELDRFIIGQDDAKRAVAIALRNRWRRNQVPFPLRDEIIPKNILMIGHTGVGKTEIARRLAKLAGAPFIKIEATKFTEIGYVGRDVDSIIRDLVDVAIVLVKEKARKALAKKALILAEKTIVNSMVGENATEESKKNFRERLRNKEFEDGEVSINVRESKSMLPTFDIPGMPGGQVGVMNVTEIVGKMFNGSKKTKTITVKVKEAREILINEESERLMDEDKIIKEAIDLVSNDGIVFLDEIDKIAARTEVKGEVNREGVQRDLLPLLEGTTVTTKYGHVKTDYILFIASGAFHQSKPSDLLPELQGRLPIRVELKALTQEDLIRILKEPESSLLKQYIALMKTENVTLEFTNDGIKTIAEIAFTVNRQVENIGARRLHTIMEKLLDEISFTASEKNSEKFIIDSKYVKDKLESISKQLDLSKFIL, from the coding sequence ATGTCTTCCAAGCAAAAAACTTTGTGCACTAATTTTTCCAATCATCCTATAACCCTTTCAGAAGGGCAGTCTTGTAGTAGTGACACCTATGATGAAAAAAATGACCTCTATAAAGATACTAAGAGTGGTTTTGATTCAAATGACAGTGATATTCAAGTTAATGACAGCACTCAAGTTTTGTTAGATGACCTACCACCACAGAAGATAGTTAAAGAATTAGATAGATTCATAATCGGACAGGATGATGCAAAGCGTGCTGTGGCTATTGCGCTCAGAAATCGTTGGCGTCGCAATCAGGTTCCATTTCCATTGCGTGATGAAATCATACCTAAAAATATATTGATGATCGGTCATACAGGGGTTGGTAAAACTGAAATAGCTCGCCGCTTAGCAAAACTTGCCGGTGCACCGTTCATAAAAATTGAGGCAACGAAGTTTACTGAAATAGGATACGTTGGACGTGACGTTGATTCGATAATACGTGATTTAGTTGATGTAGCAATAGTTTTAGTTAAAGAGAAAGCCCGTAAAGCCTTAGCTAAAAAGGCTTTAATTTTAGCTGAGAAAACAATAGTAAACTCTATGGTAGGCGAAAATGCAACCGAAGAGAGTAAAAAAAATTTTAGAGAAAGGTTGAGGAATAAAGAGTTTGAGGACGGAGAAGTTTCTATTAACGTCAGAGAGAGCAAGAGTATGTTACCTACTTTCGATATACCAGGCATGCCAGGTGGGCAAGTTGGTGTGATGAATGTAACAGAAATAGTGGGCAAGATGTTTAACGGGAGCAAAAAAACAAAAACTATTACGGTGAAGGTAAAAGAAGCGCGTGAAATATTAATTAATGAAGAAAGTGAAAGGCTAATGGATGAAGATAAGATAATCAAAGAAGCCATTGATCTTGTTAGTAATGACGGTATAGTATTTTTGGATGAAATAGACAAAATTGCAGCGCGTACAGAAGTAAAAGGTGAAGTAAACAGAGAAGGAGTGCAACGCGATCTGTTACCACTACTTGAAGGAACAACTGTTACAACTAAGTATGGCCATGTAAAAACAGACTATATATTATTTATTGCATCTGGTGCTTTTCATCAGTCTAAACCATCTGACCTCTTACCGGAATTACAGGGCAGATTACCGATCAGGGTAGAACTTAAGGCACTTACTCAAGAAGATTTAATAAGAATATTAAAGGAACCAGAATCTAGTTTGTTAAAGCAGTACATAGCTTTAATGAAAACAGAAAATGTGACGCTTGAGTTCACTAATGATGGTATAAAAACCATAGCTGAAATAGCGTTTACAGTTAATAGGCAAGTGGAAAATATAGGCGCAAGAAGGCTTCACACTATCATGGAGAAGCTTTTAGATGAAATAAGTTTCACTGCTTCTGAGAAAAATAGCGAAAAATTCATTATAGACAGCAAGTATGTAAAAGATAAACTTGAGTCAATTTCGAAGCAGCTTGATTTATCTAAGTTTATACTTTAG
- a CDS encoding FKBP-type peptidyl-prolyl cis-trans isomerase — MVRKIILQMLISIVMILTLTSAFMFTIVYINKGKPEKKDKLYEISATHSGLIQTIAHYLVKPILESALDRYIEKHGLTEYLEEMTQQKEEDSINFYEITEGSGSKAFCGLEVLLQIYKISNNSLTTPPSKVSDVTLKIGQDDLKEVGLGVIGMKEGGERVVTIANDNKVNFNSYYVKLIEVKDKYPDSVNNLMVFNDLINKTGKQVRCGDEISVKYSVKEHNGEYIVKDQTVQFRVGDKKIPLAIELGVVGMRAGNKRTILSPPDLLTITDDMLIKGIDYDEENISIIDLSLDIKQEVAAHHSTVEKRPKEL, encoded by the coding sequence ATGGTTAGAAAAATTATATTACAAATGCTTATTTCCATAGTAATGATTCTCACTTTAACCTCTGCTTTTATGTTTACTATTGTATATATAAACAAAGGTAAACCGGAAAAAAAGGATAAGCTTTATGAGATAAGTGCCACGCATAGTGGTTTGATACAGACAATAGCACATTATCTAGTGAAGCCAATACTTGAATCAGCACTCGACCGCTATATTGAAAAGCATGGGCTAACAGAATATTTAGAAGAAATGACGCAGCAAAAGGAAGAAGATTCGATAAATTTTTATGAAATTACTGAAGGCAGTGGCAGCAAGGCTTTCTGCGGCCTGGAAGTCCTACTGCAAATATATAAAATTTCTAATAATAGCTTAACAACACCCCCTAGCAAAGTTTCTGATGTTACTTTGAAAATAGGTCAAGATGACCTAAAAGAAGTGGGTTTAGGGGTGATAGGTATGAAAGAAGGCGGAGAGCGTGTAGTTACTATTGCCAATGATAACAAAGTGAATTTTAATTCTTATTACGTCAAACTGATCGAAGTAAAGGATAAATATCCCGACTCAGTGAATAATCTGATGGTTTTTAATGACTTAATTAACAAGACTGGAAAACAAGTAAGGTGCGGTGATGAGATATCAGTTAAATATAGTGTAAAGGAGCATAATGGGGAATATATAGTTAAAGATCAAACAGTGCAATTTAGGGTTGGCGATAAAAAAATACCACTTGCTATAGAGCTTGGAGTTGTGGGAATGAGAGCTGGTAATAAAAGAACTATTCTTTCTCCGCCTGACCTTTTGACTATTACTGACGATATGTTAATAAAAGGCATAGATTATGATGAAGAAAATATCTCAATAATTGACTTAAGCTTAGATATTAAGCAAGAGGTCGCAGCACACCATTCTACTGTTGAAAAACGTCCTAAAGAACTATAG
- a CDS encoding polyprenyl synthetase family protein encodes MLDETTKNLLIVEVNKLLPENSENKLISAMRYILLAPAKHIRSFLVVASSRVFNAEAKKVISVAAAIEFVHAYSLIHDDLPCMDNSDTRRSQLSCHKKFDEATAVLAGDGLLTLAFEVLSSLNEKRCEIIKVLSQAIGIRGMVGGQVLDIGADFNKIKEIHLMKTAKLFAASCEIGAIIGNATDKQRKALYNYGINLGLIFQAKDDIKDYEQDKTNNLMSLLGKSEVEDYIDALFKQGLDNLSALSGDTNYLYDLLNQVRKDG; translated from the coding sequence ATGCTAGACGAAACAACAAAAAATTTGCTTATTGTAGAAGTAAATAAACTCTTACCCGAAAATAGCGAGAATAAGCTTATATCAGCTATGCGTTATATACTCCTTGCTCCTGCAAAACATATACGATCCTTTTTAGTCGTAGCTTCATCGCGAGTGTTTAACGCAGAAGCTAAAAAAGTAATATCAGTTGCTGCAGCAATTGAATTTGTTCATGCTTACTCTCTAATTCACGATGATTTACCATGCATGGACAACAGTGATACTCGCAGAAGCCAGCTAAGCTGCCATAAAAAATTTGATGAAGCAACAGCGGTGCTTGCCGGAGATGGACTACTTACTCTGGCTTTTGAGGTATTATCTTCGTTAAATGAGAAACGCTGTGAGATCATAAAAGTGCTCTCTCAAGCAATAGGAATTAGGGGAATGGTAGGAGGACAGGTTTTAGATATTGGTGCAGATTTTAACAAAATAAAAGAAATTCATTTGATGAAAACCGCAAAACTATTTGCAGCTTCATGTGAAATAGGTGCTATAATAGGGAATGCTACAGATAAGCAACGTAAAGCGTTATATAACTACGGGATAAACCTAGGGCTTATCTTTCAAGCTAAGGATGATATTAAAGATTACGAACAAGATAAAACAAATAATTTAATGTCTTTACTTGGTAAAAGTGAAGTAGAGGACTATATAGACGCCCTCTTTAAACAAGGCTTGGATAATTTGAGTGCGCTTTCAGGGGATACTAATTATTTATATGATTTATTGAATCAAGTAAGGAAAGATGGTTAG
- the acpP gene encoding acyl carrier protein: MNSELAKSTGEDIEEKVKKIILEHISKDVEKFNGSSKLSEHGADSLDAVEIIMAAEEEFGIEIPDEDAQKMETMEQIVEYINNKKG; the protein is encoded by the coding sequence GTGAATAGCGAACTAGCAAAGAGCACTGGAGAAGACATAGAAGAGAAAGTGAAAAAGATTATACTAGAGCACATTAGTAAGGATGTAGAGAAATTCAACGGCTCTTCAAAGCTTTCAGAGCATGGTGCAGACAGTTTAGATGCAGTTGAAATCATCATGGCAGCAGAAGAAGAGTTCGGAATAGAAATTCCAGATGAAGACGCACAAAAAATGGAAACTATGGAGCAAATAGTTGAGTACATTAATAATAAAAAAGGCTAA
- the fabF gene encoding beta-ketoacyl-ACP synthase II, translated as MSRRVVVTGVGLITPLAADVDNTWSRLIKSESGIKAINADRFDSSDLACKVAGQVPVQSDNIENYFNPVGYISEKDSKRTDRFIHYGIAAAIQAIGDSLILESQNINRERIGVTIGSGIGGLPSIQENVITMQEKGPRHVSPFFVPASLINLISGHISIKYEFTGPNDSAVTACATGAHAIINSARTIKLGEADIMIAGGAESALCRVGIAGFASMKALSTKFNDKPEEASRPWDAERDGFVMGEGAGILVLEEYEHAKKRGAKIHAELVGYGLTGDAHHITAPQPEGRGAFKAMQLALKSAQINPNQVGYINAHGTSTPLGDKIEVIAMKQLFGDYVYKIPVSSTKSSIGHLLGAAGSVEAIFSILALNNGIIPPTLNLHKPSEGCALNFVPFKAQEHKIQYALSNSFGFGGTNASLIFGQV; from the coding sequence ATGAGCAGAAGGGTAGTAGTCACTGGTGTTGGGTTAATCACTCCACTAGCTGCAGATGTTGATAATACTTGGTCAAGGCTAATAAAAAGTGAGTCTGGCATAAAAGCAATCAATGCAGATAGATTTGACTCTTCTGATCTTGCTTGCAAGGTTGCAGGGCAGGTGCCTGTGCAATCCGATAACATTGAGAATTACTTTAATCCTGTAGGTTATATTTCTGAGAAAGACTCAAAAAGGACAGATCGTTTTATCCATTATGGTATTGCAGCAGCTATTCAGGCAATAGGTGACTCATTAATTTTGGAAAGCCAAAATATCAATCGGGAGCGTATTGGTGTGACTATTGGCTCTGGTATAGGTGGTCTACCATCAATTCAGGAAAATGTTATTACCATGCAGGAAAAAGGGCCCAGACATGTCAGTCCATTTTTTGTCCCTGCAAGTCTAATAAATTTGATATCTGGCCATATTTCTATTAAATATGAATTTACAGGTCCAAATGATTCAGCAGTAACCGCATGTGCAACAGGTGCGCATGCAATCATAAATTCAGCAAGAACTATAAAACTTGGTGAAGCGGATATTATGATTGCAGGTGGAGCAGAAAGTGCACTGTGTAGAGTTGGAATTGCAGGTTTTGCGTCTATGAAGGCGTTATCAACTAAATTCAATGATAAACCGGAAGAAGCTTCAAGGCCATGGGATGCAGAACGCGATGGTTTTGTTATGGGTGAAGGAGCAGGTATATTGGTGCTGGAGGAATATGAACATGCAAAAAAAAGGGGGGCAAAAATACATGCTGAACTGGTTGGGTACGGACTCACAGGAGATGCGCACCACATTACAGCACCACAGCCAGAAGGAAGAGGCGCATTTAAGGCAATGCAGCTTGCCTTAAAAAGTGCGCAAATTAATCCAAATCAAGTAGGATATATCAATGCACATGGAACTTCAACGCCACTTGGAGATAAAATTGAAGTAATAGCAATGAAACAGTTATTTGGTGACTACGTTTATAAAATACCTGTTTCTTCAACTAAATCTTCTATAGGACATTTACTTGGTGCTGCAGGGAGCGTTGAAGCAATATTCAGCATTCTTGCGTTAAATAATGGAATTATTCCGCCAACCTTAAATTTACATAAACCTTCAGAAGGATGTGCTTTAAATTTTGTACCGTTTAAAGCTCAGGAGCATAAAATTCAATATGCACTTTCTAATTCGTTTGGTTTTGGTGGCACTAATGCATCGCTCATCTTTGGACAAGTGTAA
- the murA gene encoding UDP-N-acetylglucosamine 1-carboxyvinyltransferase, which yields MHKILVSSNHKPLVGKIKINGSKNAVLPIMAASLLSSFSVILHNVPDLIDVHLMSKLLESLGAKVNFTRNKDYKANHTLQIDCSNINNHVMSHETASKLRASLLMLGPILSRFGKIITVFPGGCNIGKRPVDMHIKALEEMGAKIEVEGCNIIATVKGKLQGKAVILEKISVGATENVIMAATLAEGVTIINNAAKEPEVLDLIEFLKKMGANIEISDTRITITGVEALNGCVHKIIPDRIEAGTYALAAIITGGKLELEGISLSDIRCIVNELKDIGANVEIYNEGVMISRKNCSIRSANIATDPYPNFPSDMQPQLMSAMCIADGISVIEENIFENRFAHVDELRKLGANISIEKSKATISGIKSLSGANLCATDLRSTAALVLASLVAGGETTINNSHHLWRGYEAMHEKLNSCGADISISS from the coding sequence ATGCACAAAATATTAGTCAGTAGTAACCATAAACCTCTGGTCGGAAAAATCAAGATTAATGGCTCAAAAAATGCTGTTTTACCAATAATGGCAGCAAGTCTATTGAGTAGCTTCTCGGTAATTTTGCATAATGTACCTGATTTAATTGATGTGCATCTAATGTCTAAGCTGCTTGAGAGTCTTGGAGCGAAAGTGAATTTTACACGCAATAAAGATTATAAAGCAAATCATACTTTGCAAATTGACTGCAGTAATATCAACAATCACGTAATGTCACACGAAACTGCAAGTAAGCTGCGAGCATCTCTTTTAATGCTAGGTCCAATTCTCAGTAGATTTGGTAAAATCATAACAGTCTTTCCTGGTGGGTGCAATATTGGAAAGCGTCCCGTTGATATGCATATCAAAGCATTAGAAGAAATGGGAGCTAAAATTGAAGTTGAAGGCTGTAATATAATTGCAACAGTGAAAGGAAAGCTACAAGGAAAAGCAGTTATACTTGAGAAAATAAGCGTTGGTGCAACAGAAAATGTAATAATGGCAGCAACACTTGCAGAAGGAGTGACAATAATAAACAATGCTGCAAAGGAGCCGGAAGTTCTTGATTTAATAGAGTTCCTAAAGAAAATGGGTGCTAATATTGAGATTAGTGATACAAGGATCACAATAACAGGAGTTGAAGCATTAAATGGATGTGTTCATAAAATAATACCAGATCGCATAGAAGCAGGCACCTATGCACTAGCTGCTATAATAACTGGTGGTAAGTTGGAGTTAGAAGGAATAAGTCTATCTGATATAAGATGTATTGTGAATGAATTGAAGGATATAGGGGCTAATGTTGAAATATATAATGAGGGGGTTATGATTTCCAGAAAAAATTGCTCTATTAGGTCTGCTAACATTGCAACAGATCCATACCCCAACTTTCCCAGTGATATGCAACCACAACTGATGTCTGCAATGTGCATCGCTGACGGGATATCAGTAATTGAAGAGAACATTTTTGAAAATAGATTTGCACATGTAGATGAATTGAGAAAGTTAGGCGCTAATATCAGCATCGAAAAAAGCAAAGCTACTATAAGTGGAATAAAAAGCTTATCTGGAGCTAATCTGTGTGCCACTGATTTAAGGTCAACAGCAGCTTTGGTACTTGCTTCTTTGGTAGCTGGTGGAGAAACTACAATAAATAATTCGCATCATTTATGGAGAGGATATGAGGCAATGCATGAAAAACTTAATTCATGTGGAGCTGATATTTCCATTTCATCTTGA
- the thyX gene encoding FAD-dependent thymidylate synthase — MNEATKRTTVKEIDEILYEEHKVLDHGFIRVVDYMGSDSAIVQAARVSYGKGTKQISQDEALIKYLMRHHHTTPFEMCEIKFHVKLPIFVARQWIRHRTANVNEYSARYSILDNEFYIPKPEQIAKQSDNNKQGSGEAFDPDTSKKIIDSLINDSNLVYSHYEKFIEQGLAREIARTNLTLNYYTQFYWKIDLHNLLHFLKLRADKHAQYEIRVYAEVMLDIIKKWVPLAYNAFAEYCLESAFISRTGLKIIRKLIKGENVTKEESNIGKREWDELMSILDKQS, encoded by the coding sequence ATGAATGAAGCAACTAAACGAACTACAGTAAAAGAAATAGATGAAATCTTATATGAAGAACATAAGGTATTAGACCATGGATTTATTCGAGTAGTGGATTATATGGGCTCTGATAGCGCTATAGTTCAAGCTGCTCGTGTTTCTTATGGCAAGGGAACAAAACAGATAAGTCAGGATGAAGCACTTATAAAGTATTTAATGAGACATCATCATACAACTCCATTTGAAATGTGTGAAATTAAGTTTCACGTGAAACTTCCAATTTTTGTTGCAAGGCAATGGATAAGGCATAGAACTGCAAATGTAAATGAATATTCGGCAAGATATTCAATACTTGACAATGAATTTTATATACCAAAACCAGAACAGATTGCAAAACAATCTGATAATAATAAACAAGGTAGCGGTGAAGCTTTTGATCCGGATACCTCAAAGAAAATAATAGATTCTCTAATAAATGACTCTAATTTAGTATATTCTCATTATGAAAAATTTATTGAGCAGGGGCTTGCAAGAGAAATTGCCCGAACCAACCTAACGCTTAATTACTACACACAATTTTATTGGAAAATAGATCTGCATAACCTTCTTCATTTTTTGAAGCTTAGAGCTGATAAGCACGCCCAATATGAAATCAGAGTTTATGCAGAAGTTATGTTGGATATAATAAAAAAATGGGTTCCACTGGCCTACAATGCCTTTGCTGAATATTGCCTAGAATCAGCTTTTATTTCAAGAACTGGTCTAAAAATAATTCGCAAATTAATTAAAGGGGAAAACGTTACTAAAGAAGAAAGTAATATTGGTAAAAGAGAATGGGACGAGCTGATGTCTATACTCGATAAACAATCTTAA